GCAAGGCGTCGGCATAGCCGTCGCCAAGCAGTTCTCGCGTTTCTCTACTCGAAACGAATGGCGGGTTCCCGATGATAAAACTCGCTGCTGGCCACTTGGCCGCGCGTGGCTTGACGTAGCGGTACACTTCCACCCGAGCCGTCTCGTCGGGTACGAGCTTCCCCGTGACCGCGTGCGCCTTCATGGTCTCCCCGTCCCAGCGCGACACCGGCACGCCCGTCTCGTCGCGCTCCAACTCTCGGGCGTCCCATTCGATTAGCGCGTCGCGGTTCTCGATGGTGCGGATATCGCGCAGGATCGGCTCCGGCGGCGCACGGTCTTTGCCGTTCACGCGGAAATGCCATTGGAGATAGCCGATCCAGAGCACCAATTGGGCGATAGAGGCAGCGCGTGGGTTGATCTCGATACCAAGAAAGTTCTCAGGCGTGATCGTGTGGCCCGTCAACTCAGCAAGATATTGATCGTCGCCAAGGTCAACGAGCAGGTCCAGAACCTCGCCCTCTAACTCCTTCATGCGCGCCATCGCGACATAGAGAAAGTTGCCGGTGCCGCAGGCGGGGTCGAGCACGCGTGTACCCGCCAGCTTGCCGTGGAAGGCTTCCACTGTTCGCCTCGCCTCGTCGGGCTTGCCTTGATCGATCAGTTCAGTTGCTGCGACGCGGACGCCTGCCCAGTCGGACCTTAGGGGCTCGATGATCGTCGGCCCCACCAGCCGCTCTACGTAGGCGCGGGGGGTGTAGTGAGCGCCCAGCTTTGCGCGCTCCTTTGGTTTTAGCGCGTGTTCGAGCAATGTGCCGAAGATCGCCGGCTCGACCTCCGTCCAGTCTTTCAGCGACGCCTCGATCAGCACCTCCAACTCAACCTTCTCCAGCGGCAGCGCAGCAGTGTCCTTGAAGAGGTAGCCGTTGAAGCGCTTTACCGGGATGCCGAGGGCCGGTGCGAACACGCCCTTGTCCATCGCCTCCCACAATGCGGACAGCTGGTTGTGCAGGTGTTCCGGATGATCGAGCTGGCCGCGCAGCAACGTTTTGAAGCTGTCCTGCGGCAACAGCACGCCGGTATCCTCAGCGAACATCGTGAACAGGATTCGGGACAGGAAGCTGCTGACGGCGTCGGGGGTATGACCCCGCCCTTCAAGGCGGCGGGAGACGGTGGCGAGTAGGTCCGCGACTTCGCGAGTGACTCGTGCGGCCTGTGTGGACGGGTCGAGGCTGGCGGGTTCGGTCCAGATAGAAGCGAGACGCTTGCGCACGTCCTCGTCACGCAGGTCCTCAAGCATAATGCGATAGCGAGACCGGTCGGGAAACTGTGCGTAGGCCTTCCCGCTGCCGGTGAAGTCGGCATAGACCTCAATGCAATAGCCAATGTCCGCGATCAGCAGGAACGGCGGCCAGCCATGATCGACGGGGAGTGCCTTGGCGTAGCGTTCAGCCTGTCCTTTCGCCTGCACCATCGCCTTCGCCCAGCCCGGTGTGCCGCGACGCGCAGTGCCGCGCTTCATGCGTGCGGTGGCCGTCTGTCCGAACAGGTCCAGATCATCCTCGCCACGCTCGGCGGCGGCCCGGTCGGCGTCGCTGCCCTGCTTGGCTTCAAGAATGAACGCACCGCGCTTGTAGGCATCAATGCGGCCGAAGCTGACAGAGCCGTCGCCGTTGTCCTGAAACACGCGCCGCTCGAACACGTAGTCGTTGTGGGCGTCATCGGCACGACTGCCGTGCGGCGGCTCGACGCCGATCAGCCGGCACAGGGCGTTCATGAAGCTCTGCGTGTTCGCGAGTTCCGACCCACCGGTCTCGCGCCAATGCCCTATGAACGCGTCGATCTCGGTAGCCGTGGTGGTCATAGCGCTGAGCGTAACTCCCCGTTCTCGTCCCGCAAATCTATATGTCGGTGATGGCGCTCATTGCCATTGAAGACGTGCCTCGCACATAACCGGCCCGTTACAAAGGTGGGGTGAACGTGAGCGCTGGAATTGTATATATTCTCACGAACGAGGCCATGCCTGGTTACGTGAAAATCGGGCTGACACGGAACGAGGACGTAGGCGATCGAGTGCGTCAGCTTGATAACACGTCAATTCCGGTGCCGTTCGAGTGCTACTACGCAGCGACCGTTCCCGACTGTGCGAAGCTCGAACGAACGCTGCACTTTGTCTTCGGCGAAAAGCGGGCGCGCCGTAATCGCGAGTTCTTCACGATCGATCCAGACCTAGCCAAGGCGATCATAGAGCTGGTCGCGGGCAGCAGAGTCGATGTGTCGGACACTGAGCAGTCGATCGACCCCGCGGAACGACGTGAGATTGAGCAGCTGCGGCGGCGCCGTGAGGTGCGAACATTCACCAGCTTGAACGTGCCCATTGGCGCCACGCTTACGTTCACGAAGGACCCGGAAATCGCATGTACCGTAGTGCAGCCCCGAAAGGTCCTGTTCCGTGGAGAAACGGCAAGCCCGACCGCCGCCGCGCGGCTCGCGCTCCATGACATGGGGTATGACTGGGCGACGTTTAACGGAATGGCATATTGGGAGTATGAAGGCGTGAAGCTGTCTCAGATGGGCTTGGTGTCGGAGGCGGAGCTGGAAGACGAGGGGGAGTAGAAGCGAGCGTGCTGGGAGAACGGCGCTCAGATTCTTCAGGGCGGCTGATCGGCGGCGCGGCGGTGTCAGGTGCCAGATCGCAGGAGATTGCGTCTCACGATCTCCCTAGGCCGCCTCAGGGCCATTCGCCGAACCAGCCCACCTCGGACGGGCCAACGATTTCGATCATGCCGGGCATCATCACGCCATCCCTGTCTTCCACGCACAGTGCGAAGAGCCGGCCTTGAGTATCAAGTGCAGTGTGCCACATGCCCTTGTGAAGCACTCTCGATCTCGACTCGGCCGTGGACGTGGAGGACAAGTGTACCGCAGTCCCCCATGCCTTCTTAATGTCGGTGACGGTCGGTTTGGTTTTTAATAGCAGACGGTCACCAGCCTTCATCAGCAGCCAGTCAGATAGCTTGCCGTTGCGCCCGGGCGGCGTGCGCTGTGCGCGGATCACGCTGCCGTCGATCCGCATGCGGTAGGCGCGGTCTTGCGCCTTCCACTTACATGCTCGCAGTTTGAGCCGTTCGAGTGCGGCCTGCGGCGCCTCGTT
This sequence is a window from Sphingomonas ginsenosidivorax. Protein-coding genes within it:
- a CDS encoding GIY-YIG nuclease family protein; this translates as MSAGIVYILTNEAMPGYVKIGLTRNEDVGDRVRQLDNTSIPVPFECYYAATVPDCAKLERTLHFVFGEKRARRNREFFTIDPDLAKAIIELVAGSRVDVSDTEQSIDPAERREIEQLRRRREVRTFTSLNVPIGATLTFTKDPEIACTVVQPRKVLFRGETASPTAAARLALHDMGYDWATFNGMAYWEYEGVKLSQMGLVSEAELEDEGE
- a CDS encoding class I SAM-dependent DNA methyltransferase gives rise to the protein MTTTATEIDAFIGHWRETGGSELANTQSFMNALCRLIGVEPPHGSRADDAHNDYVFERRVFQDNGDGSVSFGRIDAYKRGAFILEAKQGSDADRAAAERGEDDLDLFGQTATARMKRGTARRGTPGWAKAMVQAKGQAERYAKALPVDHGWPPFLLIADIGYCIEVYADFTGSGKAYAQFPDRSRYRIMLEDLRDEDVRKRLASIWTEPASLDPSTQAARVTREVADLLATVSRRLEGRGHTPDAVSSFLSRILFTMFAEDTGVLLPQDSFKTLLRGQLDHPEHLHNQLSALWEAMDKGVFAPALGIPVKRFNGYLFKDTAALPLEKVELEVLIEASLKDWTEVEPAIFGTLLEHALKPKERAKLGAHYTPRAYVERLVGPTIIEPLRSDWAGVRVAATELIDQGKPDEARRTVEAFHGKLAGTRVLDPACGTGNFLYVAMARMKELEGEVLDLLVDLGDDQYLAELTGHTITPENFLGIEINPRAASIAQLVLWIGYLQWHFRVNGKDRAPPEPILRDIRTIENRDALIEWDARELERDETGVPVSRWDGETMKAHAVTGKLVPDETARVEVYRYVKPRAAKWPAASFIIGNPPFVSSRETRELLGDGYADALRAAFPSVPGNVDLVMYFWNEAAQLLREGTRRFGLIATSRMRMEQNREVTIHALGNDLEIIFAIPDHPWAGKDADAGVRVAFTVVALAGQPSKLLLISPDHDNPKGRIPDGTVLDQSDLIASQRALIPADLSPSVDTSKLKELGAWDRIVHAGMKPYAKSLILTDDQAKRIFADEEQLGIFAPPYLNGKDVARKSREVRVLDFNLLTTEEAVRNVSESAYQYLVNHTKPQRSQERNLRLRNEWWRFEASREELRAGLKDLDSYIVTVENSPIRYFVFINSSTLPDQKLRCIATEDPYVLGVLSSRFHALFSARLGGRHGIGNTPVYNTKCATTFAFPAEIGDPLRSRIGAEASALDALRKRVMAEHADLTLTKLYNVLEAMRQGRALTSQERDIHDRGLVTLICQHHDAIDEGVADAYGWGDEHRARTLDEETILTRLVALNKERAAEEAGGLIRYLRPEFQDPGHRAPVSGTFDLRESAAIVPDNVVLWPATLPEQVGAVQQVLAASSAPLAAQDIARSFKGKRAATVRPVLDALAGLGMARRLKDGRYAA